In Zea mays cultivar B73 chromosome 7, Zm-B73-REFERENCE-NAM-5.0, whole genome shotgun sequence, the following proteins share a genomic window:
- the LOC103633080 gene encoding uncharacterized protein LOC103633080, whose translation MEQRLPSPNSASPSRREGQAPRNSSSLSMAELPVPSALAGHLPQHTSSSPSIRFSAGSSSFYGWRPEIFSSASLFIFLPAGFPPLLLLAPSSFSLVRQQGSPARTAAMASKSLRSNAGPKTAALSLPWLRRCFVLRSEQHAVDARRVFAVFAQPHPRRLSPPMRQRRSLFDSTSALFSYD comes from the coding sequence ATGGAGCAGCGGCTTCCCTCTCCCAACTCGGCCTCGCCATCGCGCAGGGAAGGGCAGGCGCCCAGAAATTCCAGCAGCCTCTCCATGGCCGAGCTCCCTGTTCCCTCTGCTCTAGCCGGCCATCTCCCGCAGCACACGTCGAGCTCCCCTTCGATCCGGTTCAGCGCAGGCAGCAGCAGCTTCTATGGATGGCGCCCAGAAATTTTTTCCAGCGCCTCGCTGTTCATCTTCCTCCCAGCCGGCTTCCCTCCCCTGCTGCTGCTCGCCCCTTCCTCCTTTTCCCTGGTGCGGCAGCAAGGATCCCCTGCTCGGACTGCAGCCATGGCGTCCAAGTCTCTGCGCAGCAATGCCGGTCCAAAAACTGCAGCCCTGTCACTCCCCTGGCTTCGTCGCTGCTTTGTGCTGCGCAGTGAACAGCACGCCGTCGACGCTCGCCGGGTGTTTgctgtttttgcgcagccccATCCGCGACGTCTTTCACCCCCGATGAGACAACGACGCTCCTTGTTTGATTCCACATCGGCGTTATTTTCAtatgattaa